In Bacteriovorax stolpii, a single genomic region encodes these proteins:
- a CDS encoding sensor histidine kinase gives MLRVLNDLEEVQSLRRVRIFLFSSAICSMLFYYLMTALNSSYIDDIRGRLAISVAALIFLVATFFLKEPLKWGRFLLRLCTVGFILFYLYLLQLNHWSTFHCWSYFVVASIICSTSMTWNNYLLHASLGLGGPLLLSAMSPLTPLELLHFHAANLASFAIIGVAVHSNTQYKQEVLKLTKNLIEQSKMTALGEMAGGVAHEINNPLAIIKVSLEQMERIPLESSNDKEKFDKLADKISRMVIRINKLTSALKDFSIDGHLQENRSHNINELIETAISLCHQKFKHTETLVHFTPLADTPMLKCKSNQIVQAIFNLCNNAFEATRNTSSPQIEVKLVRDQHDYIVHVIDNGIGIRSEDIGKMMEPFFTTKEADKNLGLGLSVAHGVAKAHGGSLSFMPEERQTHFILRLPHSLT, from the coding sequence ATGCTTAGAGTACTTAATGACCTTGAAGAAGTTCAATCTTTAAGAAGAGTAAGAATTTTTCTTTTTAGCTCCGCCATTTGCAGCATGCTTTTTTATTACCTGATGACTGCGCTGAATTCATCTTATATTGATGACATCCGTGGACGCTTGGCCATTAGTGTGGCTGCGCTCATTTTTCTTGTGGCCACTTTTTTTCTTAAAGAGCCGCTAAAATGGGGACGTTTTCTCCTGCGCCTTTGCACAGTTGGCTTCATCCTTTTTTACTTATACTTGTTACAACTCAATCACTGGTCTACTTTTCACTGCTGGTCTTACTTTGTTGTGGCCTCAATTATTTGTTCCACATCTATGACCTGGAATAATTATTTATTACATGCCTCATTAGGTTTGGGCGGGCCACTTCTTCTTAGTGCGATGTCACCTTTGACTCCTTTAGAATTGCTGCATTTCCATGCCGCCAATCTGGCCTCCTTTGCCATTATTGGTGTTGCTGTTCATTCTAATACTCAATACAAACAAGAAGTTCTTAAGTTAACTAAAAACCTGATAGAGCAATCCAAGATGACGGCCCTAGGTGAAATGGCCGGGGGAGTTGCCCACGAGATCAATAACCCACTGGCCATTATAAAAGTCTCACTGGAGCAAATGGAAAGAATTCCTCTTGAATCAAGCAATGATAAAGAAAAATTCGATAAACTGGCCGATAAAATCTCACGCATGGTCATCAGGATCAACAAACTCACAAGCGCGCTGAAAGATTTCTCTATTGATGGTCACCTTCAAGAAAACCGCTCCCATAACATAAACGAGTTGATTGAAACGGCGATCTCTCTTTGTCATCAGAAATTTAAACACACTGAAACACTGGTGCACTTTACTCCTTTAGCAGATACACCAATGCTAAAATGTAAAAGTAATCAAATCGTGCAGGCCATTTTTAATCTATGTAACAATGCCTTTGAGGCCACAAGAAATACTTCTTCACCTCAAATCGAAGTTAAACTTGTCAGGGACCAACACGATTATATCGTTCATGTCATCGACAATGGCATCGGGATCAGGTCTGAAGATATTGGCAAAATGATGGAGCCTTTTTTTACAACAAAAGAGGCCGATAAAAATTTAGGTTTAGGGCTCAGCGTGGCCCATGGTGTGGCCAAGGCCCATGGAGGAAGCTTGAGTTTTATGCCAGAAGAAAGGCAGACACACTTTATTTTAAGGCTGCCACATTCACTGACCTAA
- a CDS encoding arginase family protein: MKNDPILLNASTRDQERVIAGKSKPSEASILFLKSSSDIGTIRNMGRRGSGYAPEAILNIVKKLALHNKETWSDIEVANPELEKESFEHAQSEYAKALSTALSSYTQAKMFIHLGGGHDHVYPLLKAMNTLSKKIKVINIDAHLDTRIDTFVNSGTPFRQFANEFEGQFELIQLGIHDFANTKTTMNELGKAKEVVATYDDLKNLTQNFTNNRKLFERMIPYDRDALYLFSLDADALDAGVMEGVSAVNHRGLPYHFVEELLTYSLDVLKTRHFGIYEYNPVYDNLSQKGARALAGLLYKIMDH; encoded by the coding sequence ATGAAAAATGATCCGATCCTCTTAAACGCCAGTACTCGCGACCAAGAACGCGTGATTGCCGGAAAGTCTAAACCGAGTGAAGCGAGCATCCTTTTTCTAAAATCCTCTTCCGACATCGGGACCATCAGAAACATGGGAAGACGTGGCTCTGGCTACGCCCCAGAAGCGATTCTTAACATTGTCAAAAAATTGGCCCTCCATAATAAAGAGACTTGGTCTGATATTGAAGTGGCCAATCCAGAGCTTGAAAAAGAAAGTTTTGAGCATGCTCAATCGGAATACGCGAAAGCACTCTCTACTGCTTTATCAAGCTATACCCAGGCAAAAATGTTCATTCATTTAGGCGGAGGCCACGACCACGTCTACCCGCTTTTAAAGGCGATGAACACCCTTTCAAAAAAAATCAAAGTCATCAATATCGACGCCCACCTGGACACACGAATCGACACTTTTGTGAATTCGGGAACACCATTTAGGCAATTTGCCAACGAATTTGAAGGCCAGTTTGAATTGATTCAACTTGGGATTCACGATTTTGCCAATACAAAAACGACGATGAATGAACTTGGTAAAGCAAAAGAAGTCGTAGCGACTTATGATGACTTAAAAAACCTGACTCAAAATTTTACCAATAACCGCAAACTATTTGAGCGCATGATTCCTTATGACCGCGATGCCCTTTATCTCTTTAGCCTGGATGCTGATGCTCTTGATGCTGGAGTGATGGAAGGAGTGAGCGCTGTTAACCACCGTGGTCTTCCCTACCATTTTGTTGAAGAGCTTCTGACTTATTCACTTGATGTGCTCAAAACGCGCCATTTTGGTATTTACGAATACAATCCTGTTTACGACAACCTTTCTCAAAAAGGGGCAAGGGCCTTGGCCGGTCTTCTTTACAAAATAATGGATCATTGA
- a CDS encoding DUF4339 domain-containing protein, with translation MSISLKDQMNKEWFIFKGTHHLGPFSIEEMEEFVSVGEINAQSLVWREGAEKWEALGKTRELQFLVNKTAPPPPAPKASLPDLPSLPDLPDDLPPPMPKTAKRPAPVEMDEDEPPPIPLDAILNPDGKKRVFKKEESDRFSITDPKVILGLIVSIFILVVGWFYTNEQSSAIQIRIKGMMPVYLEKLQEVATQKTPSFAMTMALSLDGKTLYASSNKEGEIVSIIKMQSLPKRTLGTDDVEIMVRGVIRNHLGEFSRMQLTKGPQFVPGEYNIDFTGRRIHFLNRKFRFLNDIGFFKKLNTTFTYHTSALIYAGTPREFETKLAQYRERIVEEKIKPFADKLERFQTFQSLLTKTMENYILTLESVKRAKDMDGFERGYVKEVSPIIQSLVVAANENSKKFEGDEEAPKNKIASFKTQMMMGKQIGELASDMIVETKKLNKFNSAEKNALRAKFEGRYKNIKSQIDANITLLSAEIDKIGN, from the coding sequence GTGAGTATATCATTAAAAGATCAAATGAATAAAGAATGGTTTATATTTAAAGGCACCCACCATCTCGGTCCGTTTTCTATTGAGGAAATGGAGGAGTTTGTTAGCGTCGGTGAGATCAATGCCCAGTCATTGGTATGGCGCGAAGGGGCCGAAAAATGGGAAGCGCTGGGAAAAACCCGCGAATTGCAGTTTTTAGTCAATAAAACAGCACCACCTCCGCCAGCGCCAAAGGCCAGTTTGCCAGATCTGCCAAGCCTTCCTGATCTTCCGGATGATTTGCCTCCACCAATGCCAAAAACGGCAAAGAGGCCCGCTCCTGTTGAAATGGATGAGGATGAACCACCACCGATTCCTCTGGATGCGATTTTAAATCCAGATGGGAAAAAGCGCGTCTTTAAAAAAGAAGAGAGCGATCGTTTTTCTATTACTGACCCTAAAGTGATTTTAGGGCTTATTGTTTCGATTTTTATTCTGGTTGTCGGATGGTTTTACACGAACGAGCAAAGCTCCGCGATTCAAATCAGGATCAAAGGGATGATGCCAGTGTACCTGGAAAAACTTCAGGAAGTGGCGACCCAAAAGACTCCTTCTTTTGCCATGACGATGGCGCTTTCTCTTGATGGAAAAACTCTCTATGCTTCTTCAAACAAAGAAGGTGAGATTGTTTCAATCATTAAAATGCAGTCGCTGCCAAAGCGCACGCTGGGAACTGACGATGTGGAAATCATGGTCCGCGGAGTGATCCGCAATCACTTAGGTGAATTCTCGCGTATGCAGCTAACAAAAGGGCCGCAGTTTGTTCCGGGCGAATACAATATCGACTTCACCGGAAGACGCATTCATTTCCTAAATAGAAAGTTTAGGTTCTTAAATGATATTGGTTTTTTTAAGAAACTGAACACGACATTTACTTACCATACGTCTGCTCTGATTTATGCCGGCACACCTCGCGAATTTGAAACCAAGCTTGCTCAGTACCGCGAGCGCATCGTTGAAGAAAAGATTAAGCCTTTTGCGGATAAGCTTGAGCGCTTCCAGACTTTCCAGTCGCTTTTAACCAAGACAATGGAAAACTATATCTTGACTCTGGAGAGTGTGAAGAGGGCAAAGGACATGGATGGGTTTGAAAGAGGTTACGTCAAAGAAGTCTCTCCAATTATTCAGTCACTAGTTGTTGCGGCCAATGAAAACTCGAAGAAATTTGAAGGCGATGAAGAGGCTCCAAAAAATAAGATTGCTTCCTTTAAAACGCAAATGATGATGGGCAAGCAAATCGGTGAGCTTGCTTCTGACATGATTGTAGAAACGAAGAAACTAAATAAGTTTAATAGCGCCGAAAAAAATGCATTGAGAGCAAAATTTGAAGGGCGCTATAAAAATATCAAGTCGCAAATCGACGCCAATATTACACTTTTATCAGCTGAAATTGATAAAATCGGGAATTGA
- a CDS encoding MBL fold metallo-hydrolase has translation MQSKQYFSLEPARFKLDGGAMFGIIPKPLWNKVHPADELNRIELALRLVLIKDGNKNILIDTGIGDYHGQKWDERFGVVGKPSPLELALEEAGLKPEDITDLIISHLHFDHVGGIGKMVDGKIEPVLKKATVHLHKKHYEYSHHPTDRDTGSFQIEYFEPVIKWYQEHNQVHFVDGMEGEIFPGMKFKCSMGHTPYLLHAYDDKIIYMADLIPTSNHVHIPWVMGYDISPGVTTEDKKVFLDFIEREKLTMIFEHDPLFYGSSVIKNVRGEFTCGQKLSYTDKAAYSIL, from the coding sequence ATGCAAAGTAAACAATATTTCTCTCTTGAACCTGCGCGCTTTAAACTGGATGGAGGTGCCATGTTCGGAATTATCCCCAAGCCCCTTTGGAACAAAGTTCACCCGGCCGATGAACTCAACAGGATCGAATTAGCGCTTCGTTTAGTGCTTATTAAGGATGGAAATAAAAACATCCTTATCGATACCGGCATCGGCGACTACCACGGCCAGAAGTGGGATGAGCGCTTTGGAGTTGTGGGAAAACCCTCACCACTTGAACTTGCTTTAGAAGAAGCGGGTTTAAAACCAGAGGATATCACCGATTTAATTATCTCTCACCTGCACTTTGACCACGTCGGTGGAATTGGCAAAATGGTGGATGGAAAAATCGAACCCGTTTTAAAAAAGGCCACAGTTCATCTTCATAAAAAACACTACGAGTACTCTCATCATCCAACCGACAGAGACACCGGTTCATTTCAGATTGAATACTTTGAACCTGTGATCAAATGGTATCAAGAGCACAATCAAGTGCATTTTGTCGATGGAATGGAAGGAGAGATTTTTCCAGGAATGAAGTTCAAATGCTCAATGGGGCACACGCCTTATCTGCTTCATGCTTACGATGATAAAATCATTTATATGGCCGATCTTATCCCGACATCAAACCATGTGCACATTCCATGGGTCATGGGTTATGACATTTCTCCGGGAGTGACGACAGAAGATAAAAAGGTTTTCCTGGATTTCATTGAGAGAGAAAAACTAACGATGATTTTTGAGCACGACCCGCTTTTTTATGGATCGAGCGTGATTAAAAATGTCAGAGGTGAATTTACCTGCGGGCAGAAACTAAGCTACACAGATAAAGCAGCTTACAGTATTCTCTAA
- the sucC gene encoding ADP-forming succinate--CoA ligase subunit beta, translating to MNVHEYQAKDLMRKFGIKVLNGKTAQSVEDAVKGAEALGGKVWVVKAQIHAGGRGKAGGVKVAKSLDEVKKYATDILHSTLVTHQTGPEGKKVNTLLIEEGCNIAKEFYLGIVLDRNTSKVTFMASKEGGVEIEEVAHKNPEAIVKVPVEPGAGYQPYIGRILSNALGLDAAQAKEADAFYKGLYKLYTESDCSIAEINPLVLTADNTIIALDAKLNFDENAMFRHPEIAAYRDLTEESAKEVEASKYGLSYIELDGNIGCLVNGAGLAMATLDIVKLHGGNAANFLDVGGGATKEAVEQAFRIILSDPNVKAILVNIFGGIMKCDIIAEGVVAAARAVSLNVPLVVRLEGTNVELGKKILNESGLAITSANDLGDAAKKVVAAAKGA from the coding sequence ATGAACGTCCATGAGTATCAAGCAAAAGATTTGATGCGCAAATTTGGTATTAAAGTATTAAACGGAAAGACTGCTCAGTCAGTTGAAGATGCAGTTAAGGGAGCAGAAGCTCTTGGCGGAAAAGTTTGGGTTGTTAAAGCTCAAATCCACGCTGGTGGTAGAGGGAAAGCTGGTGGAGTAAAAGTTGCTAAGTCATTAGACGAAGTCAAAAAATACGCGACAGACATCCTTCACTCAACGCTTGTGACTCACCAAACAGGTCCAGAAGGAAAAAAAGTAAACACTCTTCTTATTGAAGAAGGCTGTAACATCGCTAAGGAATTTTACCTTGGGATCGTTCTAGATAGAAACACTTCTAAAGTAACATTCATGGCCTCAAAAGAAGGTGGAGTGGAGATTGAAGAAGTCGCTCACAAAAACCCAGAAGCTATCGTAAAAGTTCCGGTTGAACCAGGAGCTGGATACCAGCCATACATTGGAAGAATTCTTTCAAATGCACTTGGATTAGATGCTGCTCAAGCAAAAGAAGCAGACGCTTTCTACAAAGGTCTATACAAACTTTACACTGAATCAGACTGTTCAATCGCAGAGATCAACCCTCTTGTCTTAACAGCTGACAACACAATCATCGCACTAGACGCTAAACTTAACTTCGATGAAAACGCAATGTTCAGACACCCTGAAATCGCGGCCTACAGAGACTTAACTGAAGAATCAGCTAAAGAAGTTGAAGCTTCAAAATACGGCCTTTCTTATATTGAACTTGATGGAAACATCGGGTGTCTTGTAAACGGTGCTGGTCTTGCTATGGCAACTCTAGATATCGTAAAACTTCACGGTGGAAACGCTGCGAACTTCCTGGACGTAGGTGGTGGAGCCACGAAAGAAGCTGTAGAGCAAGCTTTCAGAATCATCCTTTCTGATCCAAACGTAAAAGCAATCCTTGTTAACATCTTCGGAGGAATCATGAAGTGTGACATTATTGCTGAAGGTGTAGTAGCAGCAGCTCGCGCTGTATCTCTAAACGTTCCTCTAGTTGTTCGCCTTGAAGGAACAAACGTAGAGCTAGGAAAGAAAATCTTAAATGAATCAGGTCTAGCAATCACATCTGCTAACGACCTAGGGGACGCAGCTAAGAAAGTAGTAGCTGCTGCAAAAGGAGCATAA
- the sucD gene encoding succinate--CoA ligase subunit alpha — translation MAIMIDKNTRLITIGITGKQGTFHTKQSEAYGTKVVGGVTPGKGGTVHEGWPVFNTVKEAVKKTEANAAMVFVPPPFAADAILECIEAKLPIIITITEGIPILDMVKVKDALSRNPEVRLVGPNCPGVITPGQCKIGIMPGHIHLPGRIGIISRSGTLTYEAVGQLTARGIGQSTCVGIGGDPVNGTNFIDVLEMFNKDPDTDGVIMIGEIGGSAETDAARWIQKNMKKPVVGFIAGAAAPKGKRMGHAGALISGEDDTAAAKFKVLEECGITVARSPADLASKLEEAMKAKNVTIRNS, via the coding sequence ATGGCCATCATGATTGATAAAAATACACGTCTGATCACAATCGGTATTACTGGTAAACAAGGAACTTTCCACACTAAACAATCTGAAGCCTACGGGACAAAAGTTGTTGGTGGGGTTACACCTGGAAAAGGTGGAACAGTTCACGAAGGATGGCCGGTATTCAACACTGTAAAAGAAGCTGTTAAAAAAACAGAAGCTAACGCTGCAATGGTTTTCGTACCACCTCCGTTTGCTGCTGACGCTATCTTAGAGTGTATCGAAGCAAAACTTCCTATCATCATCACAATCACTGAAGGGATTCCTATTCTAGATATGGTTAAAGTAAAAGACGCCCTATCAAGAAACCCAGAAGTTCGTTTAGTCGGTCCGAACTGCCCAGGTGTTATCACTCCAGGTCAGTGTAAAATCGGAATCATGCCAGGACACATCCACCTTCCAGGAAGAATCGGGATCATCTCTCGTTCTGGAACACTTACTTACGAAGCGGTTGGACAGCTAACAGCTCGTGGTATCGGTCAATCAACATGTGTTGGTATCGGTGGTGACCCTGTAAACGGTACAAACTTTATTGACGTTTTAGAGATGTTCAATAAAGATCCGGACACAGATGGTGTTATCATGATCGGGGAAATCGGGGGCTCAGCTGAAACTGACGCTGCTAGATGGATCCAAAAGAACATGAAGAAGCCAGTTGTTGGATTTATCGCAGGGGCTGCCGCTCCAAAAGGAAAGAGAATGGGTCACGCAGGTGCTCTAATCTCTGGAGAAGACGATACAGCAGCAGCGAAATTCAAAGTTTTAGAAGAGTGTGGTATCACTGTGGCGAGAAGCCCTGCTGATCTTGCTTCTAAGCTTGAAGAAGCAATGAAAGCAAAAAACGTAACAATCCGTAATTCATAA
- the ndk gene encoding nucleoside-diphosphate kinase yields the protein MERTFSIIKPNAVADNNIGNVIARFEKEGLRIAALKLTHLSKEKAEGFYIEHKERPFFGSLVGFMTEGPVVLMVLEGENAVEKNRKIMGATNPAQAEEGTLRKLYAKSIEANAVHGSDSLASAEREINYFFDKNEVKARF from the coding sequence ATGGAAAGAACATTTTCAATCATTAAGCCAAACGCAGTAGCTGACAACAACATCGGAAACGTAATTGCTCGTTTCGAAAAAGAAGGTCTTCGTATTGCTGCTCTTAAACTTACTCACCTTTCAAAAGAGAAAGCTGAAGGATTCTACATTGAACACAAAGAAAGACCATTCTTTGGTTCTCTAGTTGGTTTCATGACTGAAGGACCAGTGGTTCTTATGGTTCTTGAAGGTGAAAACGCTGTAGAGAAAAACAGAAAAATCATGGGAGCAACTAACCCTGCTCAAGCTGAAGAAGGAACTCTTCGTAAGCTATATGCTAAGTCAATCGAAGCGAACGCTGTTCACGGATCTGACTCTCTAGCATCTGCAGAAAGAGAAATTAACTACTTCTTCGACAAGAACGAAGTTAAAGCTAGATTCTAA
- a CDS encoding zf-TFIIB domain-containing protein, which produces MKCPNCTDSVLSMTDRQGIEIDYCPNCRGIWLDRGELDKLIEKSRSSEEAPREMAREKVNEVIYKSDYYKPKRKKSLLEELFD; this is translated from the coding sequence ATGAAATGTCCAAACTGTACTGATTCTGTCTTGTCGATGACTGACCGTCAGGGAATTGAAATTGATTACTGTCCTAACTGCCGTGGGATCTGGCTGGATAGAGGAGAGCTGGATAAGCTTATTGAAAAATCCAGATCATCAGAGGAAGCACCTCGAGAAATGGCCCGTGAAAAGGTCAATGAAGTGATTTATAAATCCGATTATTACAAACCAAAAAGAAAAAAATCATTATTAGAAGAGCTCTTTGATTAA
- a CDS encoding NUDIX hydrolase — protein MKEKTKVIAYIFRKSASEVLVFDHADFPEAGTQVVGGTLEEGEDFKLALAREVLEESGLVIEPSSFSKVGETIYHRKDKPEVNFRHYYSFSSDALPERWSHIVKSDGEDNGMVFDFFWLPIEEAKRVLTGNFGELL, from the coding sequence ATGAAAGAAAAAACCAAAGTAATCGCATACATTTTTAGAAAGAGTGCAAGTGAAGTCCTGGTCTTTGATCATGCGGATTTTCCGGAGGCCGGGACTCAGGTGGTTGGCGGGACTTTGGAAGAAGGCGAGGATTTTAAGCTGGCCCTTGCCCGGGAAGTTCTGGAAGAATCAGGTTTGGTGATTGAACCTTCATCATTTTCGAAAGTCGGTGAGACGATCTATCACCGCAAAGATAAGCCTGAAGTCAATTTCCGCCATTATTATTCTTTTTCCTCAGATGCTTTGCCTGAGCGCTGGTCGCATATTGTAAAAAGTGATGGCGAGGATAATGGGATGGTTTTTGATTTCTTTTGGCTCCCAATAGAGGAAGCCAAAAGAGTCTTGACCGGGAATTTTGGTGAACTTCTCTAG
- a CDS encoding CarD family transcriptional regulator, translating to MFSIGDYAVCPGHGVGQICDIEEREMGAQTKTFYIIKILANGMTVMVPTDSETGIRGLVGDSEVEEVYKLLKDHDIKVDNSTWNRRYREYSAKIKTGSVVEIAEVLRQLFLLKEKKALSFGEKKMLDQCRELLAQEFSLSNQSDKNSVNDKINSYFQ from the coding sequence ATGTTTTCAATTGGAGATTATGCAGTCTGCCCCGGACACGGTGTCGGCCAGATTTGCGACATTGAAGAAAGAGAAATGGGCGCTCAAACGAAGACTTTCTACATCATCAAAATCCTAGCTAATGGGATGACGGTTATGGTTCCAACTGACAGTGAAACGGGTATCCGTGGGCTGGTTGGAGACTCTGAGGTAGAAGAAGTTTACAAGCTTTTAAAAGACCATGACATTAAAGTTGATAATTCAACTTGGAATCGCAGATACAGAGAGTACTCAGCTAAAATTAAGACTGGTTCAGTTGTAGAAATCGCTGAAGTTCTGCGCCAACTTTTCCTTCTAAAAGAGAAAAAGGCCCTAAGTTTTGGGGAAAAGAAAATGTTAGATCAGTGCCGTGAGTTACTGGCACAGGAATTCTCGCTTTCAAACCAGAGCGATAAAAACTCTGTAAACGACAAAATTAATTCATATTTCCAATAG
- the cysS gene encoding cysteine--tRNA ligase, producing the protein MEILVFNNLTRSKEVFKPIDSNQVKFYSCGPTTYNFLHVGNARALVVGDLFHRTMKTLGYNVKFVRNYTDVDDKILEAARQRGIHPKQHADEFIRECNTDMECLGMLPATVTPTVSETMPEIIQMIEDLIKNGYAYTVAKDGGQEVLYNVPKFKDYGKLSKVHLESLQHGIRVETDGHKKHPSDFVLWKPAKPEEGWSWDSPWGKGRPGWHIECSAMAKKHLGKTIDLHHGGVDLLFPHHENEIAQSEAANGCPFCNNWAHNEFLNFGSEKMSKSLGNVVTIRKFTETYSGAILRHILLSVHYRSKLEWTEDSITRAIGEIERIHEFVIHLFGEHKKGTTPASEVEKVKKAHEDIKREMANDFNVPGAMGVFFGLIKDYNRMAKDGYSDDYAFELTEVVNFMKAATGLIHDYPEEILRQLNMARKALSGTTGAGEAEIEELLVQRKEARTAKDWTKSDEIRNRLNELGVVVKDNPDGTYTWSYK; encoded by the coding sequence ATGGAAATTCTAGTTTTTAACAATCTCACTCGTTCTAAAGAAGTCTTTAAACCCATCGATTCAAACCAGGTTAAATTCTACAGTTGTGGACCGACAACTTATAACTTTCTTCACGTCGGAAATGCGCGTGCACTCGTTGTGGGAGACCTTTTTCATAGAACGATGAAGACTCTTGGTTACAATGTAAAATTCGTTCGTAACTATACAGACGTTGACGACAAAATTTTAGAAGCTGCTCGCCAACGTGGGATCCACCCGAAACAGCACGCCGATGAATTCATCCGCGAGTGTAATACAGATATGGAATGCCTGGGCATGCTTCCGGCAACAGTCACTCCGACAGTAAGTGAAACCATGCCAGAAATTATTCAGATGATTGAAGACCTGATTAAAAATGGCTACGCGTACACTGTTGCAAAAGATGGTGGACAGGAAGTTCTCTACAACGTTCCTAAGTTTAAAGACTACGGCAAGCTTTCAAAAGTTCATCTTGAGTCTCTTCAGCACGGAATCCGTGTTGAAACTGATGGACATAAAAAACACCCTTCTGATTTCGTTTTATGGAAACCGGCAAAACCTGAAGAGGGCTGGAGCTGGGATTCTCCATGGGGAAAGGGCAGACCAGGTTGGCACATTGAATGTTCGGCCATGGCAAAAAAGCATCTAGGAAAAACAATCGATCTTCACCACGGTGGAGTGGATTTATTATTTCCACATCACGAAAATGAAATCGCTCAATCGGAAGCAGCTAACGGATGCCCGTTCTGTAATAATTGGGCCCACAATGAATTTTTAAATTTTGGTTCAGAGAAAATGAGTAAGTCACTTGGTAACGTTGTGACGATCAGAAAATTCACTGAAACTTATTCGGGGGCAATCCTTCGCCACATTCTTCTTTCTGTTCACTACAGATCAAAACTAGAGTGGACGGAAGATTCAATCACGAGAGCGATTGGAGAAATTGAGCGCATCCATGAATTTGTGATTCACTTATTTGGTGAACATAAAAAAGGAACAACGCCGGCTTCTGAAGTTGAGAAAGTTAAAAAAGCTCATGAAGATATCAAGCGCGAAATGGCCAACGACTTTAACGTTCCAGGTGCAATGGGAGTGTTCTTTGGTTTAATCAAAGACTACAACCGCATGGCCAAAGACGGCTACAGCGATGACTACGCGTTTGAGTTAACAGAAGTTGTAAACTTTATGAAAGCAGCGACAGGACTTATCCACGATTACCCGGAAGAAATCCTAAGACAATTAAATATGGCAAGGAAAGCTCTTTCAGGTACAACTGGAGCTGGCGAAGCGGAAATCGAAGAACTTTTAGTTCAAAGAAAAGAAGCAAGAACAGCAAAAGACTGGACGAAGTCTGATGAAATCAGAAACCGCTTAAACGAGCTTGGTGTTGTGGTTAAAGACAACCCGGATGGAACTTACACATGGAGCTACAAGTAG
- a CDS encoding GNAT family N-acetyltransferase produces MELQVVSAVLLVPMNEAEYVIWRAKSETNYRDEIVKNGATLTEAQKKADEDFARLLPEGLKSKDQYIFSIKDHNDWVGTLWLGVKGAPDNRKGYIYDIVLNEETRGKGIGKKAMILLEDEVRKLGLRHIGLHVFGHNKVARALYESLGYEITNLNMEKTL; encoded by the coding sequence ATGGAGCTACAAGTAGTGAGTGCTGTTCTCCTTGTTCCGATGAATGAAGCGGAATATGTTATCTGGAGAGCAAAAAGCGAAACGAATTACCGCGACGAGATCGTGAAAAACGGAGCGACTCTCACGGAAGCTCAAAAAAAAGCGGATGAAGATTTTGCAAGGCTTTTGCCTGAAGGTCTGAAGTCCAAAGATCAGTACATTTTTTCAATTAAAGACCATAACGATTGGGTCGGGACACTTTGGCTTGGAGTCAAAGGCGCTCCCGACAATCGCAAAGGTTATATCTACGACATCGTTTTAAATGAAGAGACCAGAGGAAAAGGCATCGGTAAAAAAGCGATGATTCTTCTCGAAGACGAAGTCAGAAAACTTGGCCTTCGTCATATCGGTCTGCATGTTTTTGGTCACAACAAAGTGGCCCGCGCTCTTTATGAATCACTTGGATATGAAATCACCAATCTTAATATGGAAAAAACTCTATGA